The nucleotide sequence GAAAGGGTTGAGCCTTCGATACTGATCCACATTAAGGCGATGTTGTCCAGGTTCACAGTCAGGAGGATTGCGAAGAGAAAAAAGTCGAAAAAGAAAAAAAACCGACCATAGTGTTTAAGCTTCAAGTCCCCCCGGACCAGTTTTTCGCCCATGTAACCGACGGCATAGACCAGACCCGTCCCGCCCACAAAGGCTAGCATCAGATCCATCAATGCGCTCAAAGGGTCCGTCCGTAACAGGATGCCTATCGAAACATCGGAGCCCGAGGCAACTCCGCTGACGACTGCGGCCATGGCCCCCCATAGAACAACAGCAAGGAGACACTGGAGCCGCTCCAGGGCTCGTTGCGTGGGCATCACCAGGCTCAGAAATCCAGCCGCCAATGGCATGACAATCAAGATCAGAAGCGGAAGCGACAGAGGTTTACTCCTTCATTCCTGTGAGTTTACTGACATCCACGCTGTCGAAAGCATCCTTGAGCCGATGGGTGTAGATTCCAATAATCAGGCCGGCTACCAAAACATCGAAGAAAACACCGAGTTCCACGATGAGCGGCATGCCGTAGGCCGCTGCGGTCGCCCCCAAAAATATTCCGTTTTCCACGACCAGAAAACCAACAACCTGCGTCACCGCCTTTCGCCGGGAAATCATGGTAAAGAAACCAATCAGGATAATCGCCAGGGCTATGGCAAGAGAATCTTTGGTCAGGAGGAATCCTAGCTCTTTAATCGGCTGTGTAACGGAGAGGGCTAAAATGACCAGCGCCCCGCTGATGATGAGCGACGCGGGAATATTGATGTTTAAGACCAGCTCGCGGGTCACATTCAGGCGTTCAATAACCCTCTTTAAGATCAGCGGGATAATGATGGCCTTAATGAGAATCGTAAGAAGCGCGGCCACATAAATGTGATCGATGCCTGTTAAAAAAGCCACAACGGCCGCGGTTAGGGCAAGAAACACCGACTGCAAAGCGAAGAGATCCACACAGGCGGAAAGTCTTCGTTGTGAAACAATGGCAAAGGTCGTCACCAAAAGGAGCATCGAGCAGATATTGACGATCTGGGACCCTAAGTCTGGATGAGCGACATTCAACTTTACACCCTCAAAATATAGTAGAAGATAAGAGAAAGGAGAGACAAAATAAACGCGACTCCCAGCAATTCTGTAATCCGAAATAAACGAAGTTTGGCAAACATGGATTCAATCACACTGACAAGGACGGCAAGCCCTGAAACCTTTAATAACCACGCGGCTGTTCCCAAGACCATCCCAAGAGGATTCATCTCCGTCGCAATCCCCCATGGAACGAAAATATTACTCAGGAGGGTCAGAAACAGAAGAAGTTTCAAAGCCGAGGCCCATTCGATCAGAGCGAGATAGCGGCCTGAATATTCGAGGATCATGGCTTCATGAATCATTGTCAGTTCAAGGTGCGTCGCGGGATTGTCCACCGGAACGCGGCCGGTCTCGGCCAGGGTCACAATGAACAACGCCGCCAGAGCCAGCAGATGCGGCGGTGGATCGGACATGATTCCGTGGGAGAGAGCCATTTTATGGACAATCGTGCTTAAGTTCGTGGACCCGGCGGTCAGTCCTACCGCGAAAATAGAAAGGATCGTCGCGGGTTCTGTCAACGCCGCCACAATCGCTTCCCGGCTGCTTCCCATCCCTCCAAAGGATGATCCGGCATCCAGGCCGGCCAGCATGAGGAAAAACGTTCCAAGCGCTAACAGGTAGACCACCGTGATGATGTCCCCGGCAAAGTTAAAAGGGACTTGCGATAGAAAGGTGGGCACCAGCAGACTGGCTGTGAGGGTGGAGGAAAAGAGGATATAGGGTGTCGCGGTGAAAATCCAGGAAGTATAAGACGAGACCACAATCTCCTTTTGGAACAGCTTGGACAGGTCATAATAAGGCTGAATCAAACCGGGGCCCCGACGGCATTGGAGCCGCGCTTTTACCTTGCGAATAAGCCCGACCACAAAAGGTGAAACAAGGAGAACCACAACAGCCTGCAGGATCGCAATGACAACAATTTTGATCATAGAATCCTCAACATGGACTCACCTGGCCCACAAAAGGAGTGCGATCAGGGTCAGAAAAATGTAGGAAAGATAAAGGTGCAGGCTCCCGGCCTGAATGACCCGGAAACGGCCGGCAACTGCCAGCAAAACCCGGACAACAGGATCATAAAGATATCTCTGAAATACCGGCTGAAAAGACAATTCAAACCGCTTCCGCCTGGCAAAATAACGGGATTCCTCCATCATTTCCGCTTCAAGTTTAACCGTCGGCCGGTAGATCATGCTGAAGATTTGGCGAATCGGCTGAACAAAACCGGTAGAGGTATATTCATTTCTGGGTTTCAGGTTTAAACCACAGCCCCATGTCCTGTAAAAACGTTTCCGAACCCGGCCGCTCAGCGCCACGATAAGGAGGAGGGTTAGAGGAATCAGTAATCCCATGATCAATGCCAGGGCAGGGGTCGAAATACTGGCGAATTTTACTCCCATCGGTTCCACAGTCCACCCACCACCGGTGATCACTTTATTCGCGATTGAAATATGGGTGAATGGGGCGATAACCCGGTCCAGGACTGGAACGACCAGCATGGGAACCAGCCCAAGAATCACACAGTAGGCCGCCATGATTCCCATTCCAATCCGCATCACCACCGGCACCTCGGCAGCTTGTTTGGCATGAGGACTCCGGGGCATTGCCAAAAAACTGATTCCAAACGCTTTTGCAAAACAAGCCATGGCTAACGCTCCCGTAAGCGCCAGCATGGCCGCTCCGATGGGGAGAAAAATTTTCATCAGAAGATCGGGAATCTGAAAACTAAGAAACAGGCTCTG is from Nitrospirota bacterium and encodes:
- a CDS encoding hydrogenase; translated protein: MLLLVTTFAIVSQRRLSACVDLFALQSVFLALTAAVVAFLTGIDHIYVAALLTILIKAIIIPLILKRVIERLNVTRELVLNINIPASLIISGALVILALSVTQPIKELGFLLTKDSLAIALAIILIGFFTMISRRKAVTQVVGFLVVENGIFLGATAAAYGMPLIVELGVFFDVLVAGLIIGIYTHRLKDAFDSVDVSKLTGMKE
- a CDS encoding NADH-quinone oxidoreductase subunit H, which translates into the protein MIKIVVIAILQAVVVLLVSPFVVGLIRKVKARLQCRRGPGLIQPYYDLSKLFQKEIVVSSYTSWIFTATPYILFSSTLTASLLVPTFLSQVPFNFAGDIITVVYLLALGTFFLMLAGLDAGSSFGGMGSSREAIVAALTEPATILSIFAVGLTAGSTNLSTIVHKMALSHGIMSDPPPHLLALAALFIVTLAETGRVPVDNPATHLELTMIHEAMILEYSGRYLALIEWASALKLLLFLTLLSNIFVPWGIATEMNPLGMVLGTAAWLLKVSGLAVLVSVIESMFAKLRLFRITELLGVAFILSLLSLIFYYILRV